The following are encoded in a window of Citrobacter freundii genomic DNA:
- the queF gene encoding NADPH-dependent 7-cyano-7-deazaguanine reductase QueF (Catalyzes the NADPH-dependent reduction of 7-cyano-7-deazaguanine (preQ0) to 7-aminomethyl-7-deazaguanine (preQ1) in queuosine biosynthesis) codes for MSSYENHQALDGLTLGKSTDYRDNYDASLLQGVPRSLNRDPLDLKADNLPFRGADIWTLYELSWLNANGLPQVAVGHVELDYTSVNLIESKSFKLYLNSFNQTRFDSWDAVRQTLEHDLRACAEGDVHVALYRIDELEGQPIAHFNGTCIDDQDIVIDNYQFTTDYLENATSGEKAVEETLVSHLLKSNCLITHQPDWGSIQIQYRGRKIDREQLLRYLVSFRHHNEFHEQCVERIFNDILRFCQPEKLSVYARYTRRGGLDINPWRTNTDFVPAIGRLVRQ; via the coding sequence ATGTCTTCTTATGAAAACCATCAGGCGCTTGACGGCCTGACCCTCGGTAAATCAACAGATTACCGGGACAATTACGATGCCAGTTTGTTGCAGGGCGTTCCGCGTAGCCTGAACCGCGACCCGCTGGATTTAAAGGCCGATAATCTTCCTTTTCGTGGCGCCGATATCTGGACGCTGTATGAACTGTCATGGCTAAATGCCAATGGCTTACCGCAGGTTGCCGTCGGGCATGTCGAATTAGACTACACCAGCGTGAATCTGATTGAATCAAAAAGCTTTAAGCTGTATCTGAACAGTTTTAACCAGACCCGCTTTGATTCATGGGATGCCGTTCGCCAAACGCTGGAACACGATTTGCGCGCCTGCGCCGAAGGCGATGTTCACGTGGCGCTGTACCGTATCGACGAGCTGGAAGGGCAGCCGATTGCTCATTTCAATGGCACCTGCATCGATGACCAGGATATTGTCATCGATAACTACCAGTTCACCACAGATTATCTGGAGAACGCCACAAGCGGCGAGAAAGCAGTGGAAGAAACGCTAGTCAGCCATCTGCTGAAATCTAACTGTTTGATCACCCACCAGCCCGACTGGGGTTCTATACAAATTCAGTATCGTGGACGAAAAATCGACAGGGAGCAGCTGCTGCGTTATCTGGTTTCCTTCCGCCATCATAATGAATTCCATGAACAGTGCGTGGAGCGCATTTTCAATGACATACTGCGCTTCTGCCAGCCGGAAAAGCTGAGCGTCTACGCCCGCTACACGCGACGCGGCGGTCTGGACATTAATCCATGGCGAACCAACACCGATTTTGTCCCTGCTATCGGCAGACTAGTGCGTCAGTAA
- a CDS encoding YqcC family protein, with amino-acid sequence MTTHDRVRQQLHALEALLREHNHWRMDEPEAHLFTSTQPFCMDTMEPVEWLQWVLIPRMHALLDNAQPLPEAFAIAPYYEMALTADHPQREVLLVALQELDALFTSDKS; translated from the coding sequence ATGACGACTCATGACCGTGTGCGCCAGCAACTCCACGCGCTTGAAGCGCTGTTGCGTGAGCATAATCACTGGCGAATGGATGAGCCTGAGGCGCATTTATTTACCAGCACGCAGCCTTTTTGTATGGATACCATGGAGCCGGTTGAATGGCTGCAATGGGTATTGATTCCCCGCATGCATGCTCTGCTTGATAACGCGCAGCCGCTTCCAGAGGCGTTTGCCATCGCTCCGTATTACGAAATGGCGCTGACCGCCGACCATCCACAGCGTGAAGTGCTTCTCGTTGCATTACAGGAGCTGGATGCACTGTTTACCAGCGATAAATCCTGA
- the truC gene encoding tRNA pseudouridine(65) synthase TruC yields the protein MLEILYQDEWLVAVNKPSGWLVHRSWLDRDEKMVVMQTVRDQIGQHVFTVHRLDRPTSGVLLMGLSSEAGRLLSQQFEQHQIQKRYHAIVRGWLMDDAVLDYPLVEELDKIADKFSREDKDPQPAVTHYRGLATVEMPVATGRYPTTRYGLVELEPKTGRKHQLRRHLSHLRHPIIGDSKHGDLRQNRSAAEHFGCQRLMLHASQLALTHPFTGEPLVIRAGLDDVWMQALSQFGWRGLLPENERVEFSERSGQDEQIDS from the coding sequence ATGCTTGAGATCCTCTATCAGGACGAATGGCTGGTTGCTGTTAACAAACCTTCTGGCTGGCTGGTTCACCGCAGCTGGCTCGACCGCGATGAGAAAATGGTCGTGATGCAAACGGTGCGTGACCAGATTGGTCAGCATGTTTTTACCGTGCATCGCCTCGACCGACCGACATCCGGCGTGCTGCTGATGGGATTGTCCAGCGAAGCCGGGCGTTTGCTGTCGCAGCAGTTTGAACAGCATCAAATTCAAAAGCGTTATCATGCGATTGTGCGTGGCTGGTTAATGGATGACGCGGTGCTGGATTACCCGCTGGTGGAAGAGTTGGATAAAATTGCCGACAAATTTTCCCGTGAAGATAAAGATCCGCAACCGGCGGTCACCCACTATCGCGGACTGGCAACGGTAGAAATGCCGGTGGCCACCGGGCGTTATCCAACGACTCGCTACGGATTGGTAGAGCTTGAGCCTAAAACCGGTCGTAAACACCAGCTCCGGCGGCATCTGTCCCATTTACGCCATCCTATTATTGGCGACAGTAAGCACGGTGATTTGCGGCAAAACCGCAGTGCGGCGGAGCATTTCGGTTGCCAGCGCTTAATGTTGCATGCCAGCCAGCTTGCGCTTACCCATCCGTTCACTGGCGAGCCGTTGGTGATTCGCGCGGGTCTGGATGACGTCTGGATGCAGGCGCTATCGCAGTTTGGCTGGCGTGGACTTCTCCCTGAGAATGAAAGGGTTGAGTTCAGCGAGCGGTCAGGTCAGGATGAGCAAATAGATTCTTAA
- the gudP gene encoding galactarate/glucarate/glycerate transporter GudP, producing the protein MSSLSQAASGAEKRTNARYWIVVMLFIVTSFNYGDRATLSIAGSEMAKDIGLDAVGMGYVFSAFSWAYVIGQIPGGWLLDRFGSKRVYFWSIFIWSLFTLLQGFVDIFSGFGIIIALFTLRFLVGLAEAPSFPGNSRIVAAWFPAQERGTAVSIFNSAQYFATVIFAPIMGWLTHEVGWSHVFFFMGGLGIVISFVWLKVIHEPNQHPGVNQKELDYIAAGGALINMDQAAAKTKVPFSVKWGQIKQLIGSRMMVGIYIGQYCINALTYFFITWFPVYLVQARGMSILKAGFVASVPAICGFVGGVLGGIISDWLMRRTGSLNIARKTPIVMGMLLSMVMVFCNYVDVEWMIIGFMALAFFGKGIGALGWAVMADTAPKEISGLSGGLFNMFGNISGIVTPIAIGYIVGTTGSFNGALIYVGVHALIAVLSYLVLVGDIKRIELKPVAGQ; encoded by the coding sequence ATGAGTTCATTAAGTCAGGCGGCGAGCGGCGCGGAAAAGCGCACTAATGCTCGCTACTGGATAGTGGTGATGCTGTTTATCGTCACATCCTTCAACTATGGCGACCGCGCCACCTTATCCATTGCCGGTTCGGAGATGGCCAAAGATATTGGCCTCGATGCTGTCGGTATGGGTTACGTTTTCTCTGCATTCTCATGGGCCTATGTTATCGGCCAGATCCCCGGCGGCTGGTTGCTCGACCGCTTTGGTTCTAAACGTGTCTACTTCTGGTCCATCTTTATTTGGTCCCTGTTTACCCTGCTGCAAGGCTTCGTCGATATCTTCAGCGGCTTTGGCATTATCATCGCGCTGTTTACGTTGCGATTCCTTGTCGGTTTAGCCGAAGCGCCTTCCTTCCCCGGCAATAGTCGCATTGTGGCGGCGTGGTTCCCGGCGCAGGAGAGGGGCACGGCGGTGTCGATTTTTAACTCCGCACAGTACTTTGCCACCGTTATCTTCGCGCCGATCATGGGTTGGCTGACTCACGAAGTGGGCTGGTCGCACGTGTTCTTCTTTATGGGCGGCCTCGGGATCGTTATCAGCTTCGTCTGGCTGAAAGTAATTCACGAACCTAACCAGCACCCGGGCGTGAACCAAAAAGAGCTGGATTACATCGCCGCTGGTGGCGCGCTGATCAACATGGATCAGGCGGCAGCGAAAACGAAAGTCCCGTTCAGCGTGAAGTGGGGACAAATTAAGCAGTTGATTGGTTCTCGCATGATGGTGGGGATCTACATCGGCCAGTATTGCATTAACGCGCTGACCTACTTCTTTATCACCTGGTTTCCAGTTTACCTGGTGCAGGCGCGCGGCATGTCGATTCTGAAGGCCGGTTTTGTGGCGTCGGTTCCGGCTATCTGCGGCTTTGTGGGCGGCGTGCTCGGCGGGATTATTTCCGACTGGCTGATGCGTCGTACCGGATCGCTGAATATTGCGCGTAAAACGCCGATCGTGATGGGTATGCTGTTGTCGATGGTGATGGTGTTCTGTAACTACGTCGACGTTGAATGGATGATTATTGGCTTTATGGCGCTGGCCTTCTTCGGGAAAGGCATCGGTGCGCTCGGCTGGGCAGTGATGGCAGATACTGCGCCGAAAGAGATCAGCGGCCTGAGCGGCGGTCTGTTCAACATGTTCGGCAATATTTCCGGTATCGTCACGCCGATTGCGATTGGCTACATCGTGGGCACCACCGGTTCGTTTAACGGTGCGTTGATTTACGTTGGGGTGCATGCGCTGATTGCGGTGCTGAGCTATCTGGTGCTGGTGGGCGATATTAAGCGTATCGAACTGAAACCTGTGGCAGGGCAATGA
- a CDS encoding flavodoxin, which yields MAEIGIFVGTMYGNSLLVAEEAEAILTGQGHKATVFEDPELADWQAYQDKYVLVVTSTTGQGDLPDSIVPLFQGIKDNLGFQPNLHYGVIALGDSSYVNFCNGGKQFDALLQEQSAQRVGEMLLIDASEHPEPESESNPWVEHWGTLLS from the coding sequence ATGGCGGAAATTGGTATTTTTGTCGGCACGATGTACGGAAACTCGCTGTTGGTAGCCGAAGAGGCTGAAGCTATCCTTACCGGACAGGGCCATAAGGCTACGGTGTTTGAAGATCCAGAGCTGGCTGACTGGCAGGCGTATCAAGACAAATACGTCCTGGTGGTGACCTCAACGACCGGGCAGGGCGATCTTCCGGACAGCATTGTGCCACTGTTTCAGGGGATCAAAGATAATCTTGGTTTTCAGCCAAATCTGCATTATGGCGTGATCGCACTCGGCGACAGCAGCTACGTTAACTTCTGCAACGGCGGAAAACAGTTCGACGCCTTGTTGCAGGAACAAAGCGCGCAGCGCGTGGGTGAGATGTTGTTGATTGATGCCAGCGAGCACCCTGAGCCGGAAAGTGAATCCAATCCCTGGGTAGAACATTGGGGAACTCTCCTGTCTTGA
- the ppnN gene encoding nucleotide 5'-monophosphate nucleosidase PpnN, with amino-acid sequence MITHISPLGSMDMLSQLEVDMLKRTASSDLYQLFRNCSLAVLNSGSLTDNSKELLSRFESFDINVLRRERGVKLELINPPEDAFVDGRIIRALQANLFAVLRDILFVNGQIHNAGRFQRLDLESSVHITNLVFSILRNARALHVDEAPNMVVCWGGHSINENEYLYARRVGTQLGLRELNICTGCGPGAMEAPMKGAAVGHAQQRYKDSRFIGMTEPSIIAAEPPNPLVNELIIMPDIEKRLEAFVRIAHGIIIFPGGVGTAEELLYLLGILMNPANKDQVLPLILTGPKESADYFRVLDEFIVHTLGEDARRHYRIIIDDASEVARLMKKAMPLVKENRRDTGDAYSFNWSIRISPDLQMPFEPSHENMANLKLYPDQPVEVLAADLRRAFSGIVAGNVKEVGIHAIEEFGPYKIHGDREMMRRMDDLLQGFVAQHRMKLPGSAYIPCYEICA; translated from the coding sequence TTGATTACACATATTAGCCCGCTTGGCTCAATGGACATGTTGTCGCAGCTGGAAGTCGATATGCTTAAACGCACGGCCAGCAGCGACCTGTATCAACTGTTTCGTAACTGTTCGCTTGCCGTCCTGAACTCCGGCAGTTTGACCGACAACAGCAAAGAGCTGCTGTCTCGTTTTGAAAGTTTCGACATTAACGTGCTGCGCCGTGAACGTGGCGTTAAGCTGGAACTGATTAACCCGCCTGAAGACGCGTTTGTTGATGGACGCATTATTCGTGCGCTGCAGGCCAACCTGTTTGCCGTCCTGCGCGACATTCTTTTCGTTAACGGCCAGATCCATAACGCTGGTCGTTTTCAACGTCTGGATCTCGAAAGCTCGGTTCACATTACCAACCTCGTCTTCTCCATCTTGCGTAACGCCCGGGCACTGCACGTCGATGAAGCACCGAACATGGTTGTCTGCTGGGGCGGTCACTCCATCAACGAAAATGAGTACCTGTATGCTCGTCGCGTCGGTACCCAGTTGGGCCTGCGTGAGCTGAACATCTGTACCGGCTGCGGTCCTGGTGCGATGGAAGCCCCCATGAAAGGCGCGGCGGTGGGCCACGCCCAGCAGCGTTACAAAGACAGCCGTTTTATCGGCATGACTGAACCGTCAATCATTGCCGCCGAACCGCCTAACCCGCTGGTCAACGAACTGATCATCATGCCGGACATTGAAAAACGTCTGGAAGCATTTGTCCGTATTGCCCACGGCATTATCATTTTCCCTGGCGGCGTAGGAACGGCGGAAGAGCTGCTGTACCTGTTAGGGATCTTGATGAACCCGGCGAACAAAGATCAGGTTCTGCCACTGATCTTGACGGGGCCAAAAGAGAGTGCGGACTACTTCCGCGTGCTGGATGAATTTATCGTACACACGCTGGGTGAAGACGCGCGTCGCCACTACCGCATTATCATTGACGATGCTTCAGAAGTCGCTCGCCTGATGAAAAAAGCGATGCCGCTGGTGAAAGAGAATCGCCGCGACACCGGTGATGCCTACAGCTTTAACTGGTCGATTCGCATTTCACCTGATTTGCAGATGCCGTTTGAACCGTCTCATGAAAACATGGCGAACCTGAAGCTGTACCCCGATCAACCGGTTGAAGTACTGGCTGCAGACCTGCGTCGCGCGTTTTCCGGCATCGTCGCGGGTAACGTCAAGGAAGTCGGTATTCACGCTATTGAAGAGTTTGGGCCGTACAAGATCCACGGTGACCGAGAGATGATGCGCCGTATGGATGACCTGCTGCAGGGCTTTGTCGCACAGCACCGCATGAAGTTGCCGGGTTCGGCCTACATTCCTTGCTACGAAATCTGCGCCTGA
- the syd gene encoding SecY-interacting protein: MDELTAQALTAFTTRYCDAWHEKNNSWPLSEELYGVPSPCIISTTSDAVYWQPQPFVGETNVNAVERAFDIVVQPAVHAFYTTQFAGDMHAQFADEKLTLLQTWSEDDFRRVQENLIGHLVTQKRLKLSPTLFIATQENELDVISVCNLSGEVCKETLGTRKRTVLAASLADFLTQLKPVL; this comes from the coding sequence GTGGACGAATTGACTGCGCAGGCGTTAACGGCCTTTACGACACGGTATTGCGATGCATGGCATGAGAAAAATAACAGCTGGCCTCTCAGCGAAGAATTATATGGCGTACCTTCCCCATGCATTATTTCCACGACCAGCGATGCCGTGTACTGGCAACCTCAGCCGTTTGTGGGCGAAACGAATGTAAACGCGGTTGAACGCGCCTTTGATATTGTGGTACAACCCGCCGTTCACGCTTTTTATACCACCCAATTTGCCGGGGACATGCACGCGCAGTTTGCCGATGAAAAGCTCACGCTGCTGCAAACCTGGAGCGAAGATGACTTCAGGCGCGTTCAGGAAAACCTGATTGGCCATTTGGTCACGCAAAAGCGGCTCAAGCTCTCGCCGACGCTGTTTATTGCGACACAGGAAAATGAACTGGATGTCATTTCGGTGTGTAACCTGTCCGGGGAAGTGTGCAAAGAAACGCTGGGGACTCGTAAACGAACGGTGCTGGCGGCCTCTCTTGCGGATTTCCTGACTCAACTTAAGCCAGTTCTGTAA